The genomic segment GATTATTGAAACTCGCAAGTCGGTTCTGCAAATGGAGACGCGGATTGATCAAAGCGAAATTTATGAAACGTCGCGGATGGTCAGCCGGGCGATGCATTATCCAATTGCGTATAATAAGCCGATTGTGGGCCGCAATGCGTTCCAGCATGAGTCTGGCATTCATCAGGACGGCCTGCTGAAAAACCGCAATACGTATGAAATCATGGACCCGGAAGCGATGGGCATTCCACGCAGCATGATCGTGCTGGGCAGGCACTCCGGCCGCCACGCGATCAAGCATCGCCTGTCCGAATACGGAATTGCCGTAGAAGGCGAGGAGCTGGTTAATGTATACAACCGCTTCAAGCAAGTAGCCGATGAGAAAAAGCTGGTGACGGATAATGAACTGATTCGCATCGCTGGCGAAATGACGGCTACGCAGCCTGACCCTTACATGCTGACCGATCTGCAGGTGCTGTCGGGAAGTCATAAATCCCGTATTGCGACCGTGACGATTCGTGAAAATGATGCGGGCATCGAGCGTTCCTATACAGGATCTGGCGAAGGGCCTCTAGAAGCGGTGATTCACTGTATTCAGCAAGCTATCCCTGTTGCAGCAGAGTTTGAGGATCTGGAAATCCATTCGTTGTCCACAGGCGAGGATGCACATGGCGAGGCAGTCGTGACGATTGTCCACGCTGGCGAGCGCTATCGTGGAACTTCGATTCATAGCGACATTGTATATGCAGCCGCGCAGGCGTACGTGGGAGCCTGCAATCAAGCGATGCTGACCATTAATAAACGGGCGAATGAACAAAATGTAATTTAATAGCAAGCTCAAGAAAGGGACTTATTCACAGGGCATTAAGCTTTGTGGATAAGTCTTTTTTTATGCGTAAAATCAAGGGTTTGACTGGGGATGGGCTGTTCGTGGAAAGTGGATAGTTTTTTCACTTTATCGACACTGGAATTGTGGATAATGTGAATAATTTTTTGAGAAAATCGATGGCATTAAAAATTTATTACGTTAACGTTTACAAATCCTTTATTTCCGTCGGAAAATGTCGACAGAATTTACTAACAATTTGCGTCGGATTGTGGACAACTTTGTGGATAACCATTTTCGATGTAAAAAATGAAAATTTCCTATAGGTTTCCTTTTAATTTGCTTAATAACCTAAATTTATGCAGTTTTCCATCCGATATTAGAAAAATAGGATAAGAAATGGTTGGATTTTTATCCATACAAGGGCGCGCACGGTCGCAATTTCTGTGTACGGGAGCTCAGAAAATGAACGGGAGTGTGACATGTGATGAAGTACGCGGATGAGAAGATCATTGCGATGATTTTCGGAGGAGTCAAGGAGGAGCAAGAGAAGGACCGCAAGGAGGAGGACTCGCCATCGCCGCCGCTTGAAGGGATGACGCTGCACGTTCAGGGAGAGCGTCACCAGTTTGCACGCCGCTTCATCCCCGGAGGGGAAGCATCGATTGTGCTGTCGCAGGCGTTTACAGTGATGGATGAGGGGACGGCAAGGCTGAAATATCCGGCGGAGCGGCGGCCTAAGCTGATTTTCACAAATGAGCAAACTTCGATTAACGTCGCTTTTCAGCAGACGGGCTTTGAGATTGAAGCAGATGATGTGGAGGAATTCAGCGGAACGATGCTGGCCGTACTCAAGCGGTCGCAGCCTGCAGCGCGCTGGTTCCAAGAAGGCATGCGGGAGGTTGGCGGAAAGCAGGTTGCTTTTTTCGCTTATTTGACGCCTGCGCTGGATTGCAATCTATACAATTTGATGCTGATTGCCGAGCTGAACGGACGAGCCATCGCCTGCACCTTCAACTGCATGGAAGAGGAAATGGATGATTGGAAAAAGCTTGGGGAAGCGATGCTGGCCTCGATAAAATGGCATCTGCCCGAGAAGGAAGGTGACCGATAATGAGCACGAATATCATTGCCCCGCATAATGTGCAGATTGCCCCATTTGAGCTTGTCCACATGCTGTCTTTATCCGTCGAGAAAAAAATCAATGAGCATGCGAAGCTGGTGTTTACCGGCATTGTGTCGGAGGATCTGAAGGACAGCTACGTGGAAATGACCGACTCCGAGACGCAGGTTGAGGTGAGCCAGAAGGATGAAGAGGGCGGTTTGTCCCCGTTATTTTATGGCTTGGTGCAGCGCATTGAGGTTAAGGCGGTACGCGACGTTTATGTGCTGAAGGTGGAGGCGCTGTCCCATACTTGCCAGCTTGATCTGGAGAAGCATACCCGTTCCTATCAGGATACGGGCATGACGTACAAGGCTCTCATTGATCAAATGGCTGCGAGCTATCCCGGCATGGATGTGCTGGATACGGCAACACAAGGGGCGAGTCTTGGAAAGTTCACCTTGCAATATCAGGAGACGGATTGGGCATTTCTCAAACGAATGGCCTCCCGGTTTCAGGCGGGCTTAATGCCGTCGGCGATGTTTAATTCCCCTAAAGTATTTCTTGGAACGCCGGATGGCGATGCTGCCGGAAAGCTTGCAGATATGCCCTACAGCGTGCGCAAGGATGTGCTGCATTACCGGCGGATGTGCAAAATCGGCATGCAGGGCGTGACGGAGCAGGACTTTATTTTTTATGAAATTGAAACGACGCAGTGGCTGCTGGACTTAGGGCAATGCATCACCTTCAAAAAGCAGCAGCTTTATGTATGCGAAATGCACAGCCAGTGGAAGGAAGGCATGCTGTCGCATCGTTATTTGCTCTGTTCGGGCAAGGGGCTAAGCCAGCCTCCGCTCTATGCTGCGGCCCTCACCGGAGCGTCGCTGCAAGGCAAGGTGCTGGCTATAGCGAAGGACACGGTGCAAATTCATCTCGACATTGACGAGAAGCAGGACGCGGGAAAAGCTTATTGGTTCCCTTATTCCTCCGTGTATACGGCGGAAGGAGGGACGGGCTGGTACTGCATGCCGGAGAAGGGCGATCAGGTCAGGGTGTATTTTCCGAGCGGCAAGGAGGAGAACGGCATTGCATCAAGCTCCGTCCGGCAAAATGTCGAGGAGGGCGAGCATAACAAGCTGGGCAATCCCGATCATAAGTTTTTTCGCACGCCAGCAGGCAAAGAGCTGAAAATGACACCTGAGGAAATCATAATTACCGGCAAGGACGGCGAGGTGTTCATCCGGCTCAGCGATGAGGGCGGCATTGAAATTATAAGCAAAAAGAAAATTACAATCAAAGCCGAGGAAGATATCGCTATTGATTCGCAGCAGAAGGTGCTTATTTCCGCCAAGGATGAAATCAGTCTGACCTGCAAGGAAAGCCTGATCAAGATGGACGGCAATACGACGATTAAGGGCAAGGAGCTTAAGACGAATTAAAGGCGAATGAGAGCGGCGAATGCAAACCTGGCAGAAAACCAACCTACACAAGCAAGGGGAGAGCTATCGAGAAAAGTCATAAGGGACAGAGCATTTACAGGGCATTTAATAGATGAAAGGGGAGCGGTTCATGCAGGAAAATCGGCTCGAGCTATTTGAGGAGCAGGTGGCTGATGAGCTAAGCCAGCGGGCGCTGCTCGCGTTGGAGCGGTATTTTGCAGCACACAAGGAACAGCTTGCGGAGCTGTTCGTGCAATCGTTTGAGCAGCTATGCCTTTATTTCGGAGAAAGGCAGCAGGAGGGGCTGCAGGGAAAGCTGGGGCATATCACCTATTCGCTGCTGCGGACGGAGCTGCTTGCGGGCAGCCCGCTTTATATGGCAGAGGCAACGGATCGAACATGGTATATGGATGAAAACAGCTGCTATGGCAGCTATGATGCAAGCTGGGCTTTTCGTGATCTGGCCGGGCTGGAGAAGCAGCTTCTGGCCGAGGCCAGAGGCTATTTCTCCGATTCAGAGGCTGCGCTTCAGGCAGAGGCAGTTCGGCTGAGGACTGCGGTGCAGGCGCATCGCTACGTCATTAGCTTAATCCGCTATGCGATGCCGGAGGCGGCGAAGCTGAAAGCCTACAGGGAGCTGGAGAAGGAAGTGGAATGCGAGGTTCGCGTGGGCGAGTACATGGATCAGAGCGAGACGGTGTACAAGGAGGATTTTCACCAAAAAGAGGCTGCCGAGGTTCGTGCTTACTTGGAGCAAAAGCAGGAGCTGTCTTACACCTATGAGGTGTTTGCAGAGCTGGATTTGGCCCGGGGCAATTATGCGGGCATTCAAGCGCTGTATAGCGATTTTCGCGGCAGCGACCTTTCTCACAGCTCGTTTGAAGGTGCAGCGCTGGTCGGAGCTAAGCTTAGCTTAAGCAAGCTCACGCAGGCCAGCTTTCGCTACACGCTGCTGTGCGAAGCGGATTTTCGCGGCAGCGAGCTGCAGGGAGCGGATTTCAGCTATTGCAGCGGGCCTAGCGGAATGCGGGATCCTTTCGAATGGGAGCATCCGGGTTTTGTGCCGCTGCGATTTAATGGCGCGGATTTGAGCGGGGCTGATTTTACGCTCGCTAATGTGAAGGGAGCAAGCTTCATCGGGGCTAATTTGGATGGCGCCATATTCGAGCAAGCGAATATAGAGCAGGCACTGTTTAGTGCCAGTGCCCGCAGCCAGGCTGCATTCAGCGAGGAGCAGCTGGCACAGGCCATATGGATAGAGGAGGACGGCGGAGCATGAGGAAGGGCTTATTCATTATGGCGCAGGATCAACGAGTGGTTGATGCCATTCGTCCGATGGACAGCGAAGGGGTGCTGGCGGAGGTGCTGGCTGGCCCTAAGGGAGGAGCGTTGTTTTTCAAACCGGATGGCTCGCAAAGTATAGCCCCGTTGCGGCTGATGCAGCAGAAGCGGGTTGTTGCGGTCGATTTTATCCAAAAGCCTGCTCCGCTCGTCTCGGACCTCGTGAAGGAGGTGCTGGCAAAGTATGCGCCGCGCGCGTTGTTTCGTTCGGTCGTGCTTGTCGATCCGGGGAGCGGCATACAAGCCTCGTATTGGCTGCTGGAGCGTCCGCTCGTCCATTGCCTAGCCGGGCAAACCGAATTTTTTCCCGATGGGACCTGCAAAAGTCTGGTAGTTGATCCCGCCAAAGCAGGCAAGCATCCGTTTCTGAAAATTGGCGGCTTGCGTGAGGATGTGACGATCGTCCAGCTTGGTGTGGCAGAAAGTCTGCTGCGCAGGGAAGTGGCGGGCATTCGATTTACGAAGGTGCAGCTTCAAATATCCGAAGAGGAGCGATGGGGATGAGCGATGGTGGAAACGAGTCGGCAACGATTATAGCGGGCCAAGGGGCGTCAGAAAGCTACGTCGTAGCGGGCGCAATCATCTCCTGCAATTGGGGGACGAAGCGGATGCGTCTTAAAACGCCTCTCAGCCATGGCGTATATATCCAAAAGCAAGCGCAGCTCAATATTGGCGATTATATGCTGGGGACGAACATTATGCCTTTTGAACGGTGCATGAGCCAGTCGAATCCGGCTGTCGTCGCGGCTGGCGGCATTGCGCCGTGCACGCCGATCATCGCGCTGCCATGGACGAATGGCAAAACAGAAACAAAGGTTGGCGGGCTCCCGGCGCTGCTCAGCTGCTCCAAAAATTCATGCTTGTACTGCGGCACGATCTCAATAGAAGATGACGGGCAGGGCGTATAGGCATGCGGTTGTCAGAGGAAGGGGGGCTATGGAATGTCCACGGAAAAAAAGGCCATCGGCTACGAGCAGCTGCGCCTGCAATGGCCGTATGCCGTGCAGCAAATTCAAGGGCTGCGCATCGAGAAACGCGTCAATGAGCATGCCCTTTTATGGGTAAGCGGCATCCTGCCGGAGGAGCGGGAGGATCAGGATTTACAGCTCGTCAGCGAGCAGGACCAGGTCGAGCTGCATCAGGTGGATGAGCAGGGCGGCATGGTGCGGATATTGTTCAGCGGGACCGTCGCAAGCTTTATGGTGCGGGCGATCCGCAGCGTATATACGTTTGAGCTCACGGTGCTGTCGCATACGAGCAGCATGGATTTGGAGCGCAATACGCGGTCCTTCCAGCATGGGGAAATGTTGTATGACGAGCTGCTGAAGACGGTGCTGGCGGCATATCCGAGGGCCGATACGATAAATGAAGCGGCGCATAAGGAAAAGCTGGGCGAGCTGACGCTGCAGTATGAGGAGACGGACTGGACTTTCCTCAAGCGCATGGCCTCGCGCTTTGGCGCCGTTCTCGTGCCGGAGGCTGCCGCGGCATCGCCTAAATTCTGGTTCGGTTTAGGCGAAGGGCGGCTCGTGGAGCTTCCGCTGCATAGCTATACGATTGCCAAGACATTGTCGCCCTATCGGGAGGCGGCTGCTCTAGGGGAGGGAGAGTCGTTAAGGGAGCAGGACTTTCTCGGCTATGAAGTCGTCAGCGAGCAGGTGCTGCAAATCGGTGATCGCGTAGAGGTAAAAGGGCGCGAGCTGGCGGTTGCTGAGGTGGGGGCGGAGCTGCGGCAGGCGCTGCTCGTCTTTACCTATAAGCTGCTGCCCCCATCCGGCATTCGCCAGAGCGAGCTGTTTAATGAGCAGGTCGTAGGAGCAGCGCTCGAAGGACGAATTCTTGAGGTGAAAAACGCGGCCGTGCGCGTTCAGCTCGATGTGGATACGGAGCAAAAGCAGGAGGAAGCCAGCTGGCTTCCGTACGCATCGGTATACGCATCGGAGGATGGGACCGGCATGCACTGCATGCCGGAGCAGGGCGATGCGGTGCAGGTGTATTTTCCAAGCCGCCAGGAAGGGGAGGCGATGGCGCTCAGCTCGGTGCGCAAGAGCGGGCAGGATTCCCCGAAAATGGCGGATTCCAGCGTCAAGTCATGGACGACCCCGTATGGCAAGGAAATGAAGCTCGCCGGGCAGGAGCTGTCGCTTATTGCGCAGGAAGGCGTGCTGTTCATTCAGCTGCATGAGGAGAACGGCATTGAAATTCGCAGCGATACGGCAATTGCGATTAAATCGGAGCAGCCGATTGAGCTTTCCTCGGAGACGAAGCTGGCGATTACAGCGCAGGAAGGGCTGTATCTCGTCTGTGGCAATAGCAGCATTGTGATGGATGGCGATACGGATGTGCTTGCCGATGAGCTGCTGCTGGTCGGCACGTATTTTGCTCCCGTTGTCGTAGAGGATCTCGATGAGGAGGAAGTGCTGCCGGTGCCGCTGCCCGAGCCGCCGCCTCCAGAGCCGGAGGAGCCGAAGAAAAAAGGCGGCTGGCTCGGCACGCTGCTCGATGTCGTGCAGGTCGGGCTGGATATTGCCGGCTGTGTGCCAGGGCTTGGCGTAGTCGCGAACGTGGCGAATGCGGCGATTTCAGTTGGACGCGGCGACTATCTAGGCGCGGCGATGTCGATGGCGTCTTGTATTGTGCCGGGAGCAGGGCCAGCTCTCAAGGGAGCGAGAATGGCGAAAAATGCCGCCAAAGCCGGCAAAGCGATGATGAAAGCCGCTAATGCGGCCAAAGCTACCGGCAAGACGCTGAGTGCGGCGCAAAAGGCGTTTAAGTCAACCTCGGCTTTCACGAAGCAGATGGTGAGCGGCATTAAGGCGGTAGACGGCAAGGTGCTGACGGCAGCGCGCAAGGTAGGCAGCAATTTGGACAAGCTGGAGCAGGTGCAGAAGCTCAAAAAGGTAATGAAGCTGCCGGGTGTCGAGCAAGCGCTGGATTTTGCCGGAGATATGGCGATGGATTATGTTTTGGAGAAGACGGGCCTTGAAAATCTGGCGTATTTGTCCTATCTCGGCGGAGGCAAGAAAAGGAAAGGAAAACGCGGGAAAGGCAAAGGGAAAAGCTCAGGGAAGGCGAAGAGCCATAGCAAGGGCAAAGGGAAAGGCAGCAATAGCAGCCCGGGCAAGCCATCGAAGAAGCTCAATCAGGAGAAGCAGAAGAAGGCGAAAAAGGAATCTGCCAAGAAAGATCCGAGCAAGGCGGATAAGCGCAGCTGTAAAAATGACCCGATCCATGCGGGCTCAGGCGGGCAATTTATTATCCATCCCGCTCTCAAGCTCTATGGCGCGGACACTTGGATGTTCGAGATGCATTACCATTCGTTGCTGGAAACGGGCGGAGCGATGGGCGCGGTATGGACGCATAACTTTGAGCTGGCTCTTACGTTTGAGGAAGATGAAGCGGACTCTGCGGCAATGGCAGCCGATCATACGGCAGTTAATCGTGTGGAAGCCGATCATGCGGCAATTACTGAGGCGGAAGCGCCGTTTGGTAAGGTGCTGCTTGCGAAGCAGCCGATTGCCGAAGCTAATCCGCCAGGTGTTACGGTCTGGCGGACGAAAAGCCGCCGCAATCGTTTTGTAAGACAGGCAGACGGGGTTTATCGCAGTGCGGATAGCGATGTGCTTGGCGAGGAGCTGCGGCAGGAGCCGGAAGGCTATGTGCTGTGGCTGCGTGAAACGCAGGAGCAGATTTATTTTAACCCGGCAGGCCAGGCATTGAAATGGGTGAATGCTCATGGACAGGCACTGGAAATGCGTTATGATGCGCAGGGACGGCTCGCCAGCTTAACGGATGCGATTACGCGGCAAGCGCTGAAGCTGGCTTACGATACGCAGGGGCTGCTCAGCCGCGTGAGCGAGGGCAAGCGAACCATTCGGATGCAATATAATGCTTCCCATCAAATGACGCGGTATATCGATGCGAATGGCAATGAGACGGACATCGGCTACCACTGGAATGGCAAGCTTGCGCGGATGAGTGTAGGCGGAGCGGTTCAATACGAAAATACGTTTGACGAGTTTGGCCGAATTACGAGCCAGTCGGATGCATCCGGCGCTATCGCGTATTTGGACTACGATGTGGAAAGCCGCTTTGGCTACACAATTACGACTGCAACGGATCGGCTGGGCGCGGTTGAAGTGCTGGTGCATGATGATTTGCTTCAATTGGTAGAAATCGTCCAGAAGGACAGCAGTCTCGTGCAGCTGGCGTACAACGAACAGGGCAAGCTAATATCGGAAACGCAGGCGGATGGCAGCGCAGTTGCGATGGCCTATGACGACTATGGGCAGCTGGTCAGCATGACGGATGCGCTAGGCCATGAGACGAGCTACGTTTACGACGAGCAGGGGCTGCTCGTGAGTGAAACGGATGAGGAAGGGCGGACGACCGCTTATGCCTATGATGGCGGAGGAAGACTAGCTGAAATCCTCCGCGCGGATGGCGCAGTAGCCAAAATGACGTACAATGCGAACGGGCAGCGGGAAAGCTACGTCGATTTTAACGGTGTAACGACCTCGTATGCTTACGGCCCGGATGGACGCGTCCTGCAAATAAAAGACGGCGAAGAGCGTATGATGGTCGTGGAATATGACCTGTCGGGGAGAGTTGCGAGCCTGGGCTACCCAACAGGCGGAACCATTTTACGCGAGTATGATGCGAATGATAATTTGGTGAAAGTTATCGATCCGTTGAAACGGGTATATGCTTTTGGCTATGATGCGTTCGATCGAAAGACGCTGGTAACGCTGCCTTCGGGTGCGGCAACCGCGTATGTATACAATGCGAATGGCTTGCTGGAGCGTGAAAAGGATGCGCTCGGACAAGTAACCGCCTATCGTTATGATGCCGAGGAACGGCTGGTGGCGCGAACGGATGCGCGCGGCGGGCAGACGCAGTATGAGTGGGATGAAGCGGACAATTTGGTCGCCGTTACGGATGCGCTCGGAAGGACGGAGCGTTTTGGCTATGATGGGCTGGGCCGGGTCAACGCCATGTGGGATGCCAGTGGAGTGCAAATCGCGCAGCTCGATTATGACGCGGCAGGCAATCGGGTGGCAGAAATCAATGCGCTTGGCCAAGCGACGCGTTACCGTTTTAACAAAGCGGGACAGATTGCCGCGAAGGAAAACGCAAAAGGGCAGCAGACGACATTCGCGTATGATGCCGTGGCCCGAATTACGGAGGTCATGGAGCATGACGAAGCGACGTATCGCCAGAGCTATGACGGCGAAGGGCAAATTACGAGCTATACGGATGCGAATGGCAATGAAACGAAGCTGACGTATGACCGCAGCGGTCTGCTGGAGCAGGAAGAGAATGGAACAGGCGAGGTGCTGCGCTTCTCGTATGACAATCACGGCTGGCTGAAGAGAAGGGAGAATGCCCGAGGCCAACAGGCGGCGTATGGCTATGATGCCGCAGGCCAATTGAAATCCATAAAGGATGAAGCGGGGCAGATTGACCTCAGCTATAATATCGACGGGAATGTTATTCGGGTAGAAGAAGAAGGGCGCGTGAAGCGGCGCACATTCGACATTTTGGGGCGCCTTACCTCCTGCCAGGACAGCAATGGCCAGACGATTCGCTACGCCTATGATGAAGCCGGAAATTTGCGCGTCATGACTTATCCAGAAGGCAAGCAAGTAACGTATTCGTATGACCTTGCGGGCCAGATGACGCAGGTGAAGGACTGGCGTGGACGTGTGACCCGTTACAGCTATGATGTGAACGGCAGGCTGGTTCGCACCGAACGTCCGAATGGAAGTATAGAGCAGCGAGGCTATGATGTGCAGGGCCAGTTGGTGCGGCTGTGGGATATTAACCGTCAAGGCGTCATGTTGCAGCAGTATCGCATGACCTACAATGAGCTGGGCCAACTGGTGGAAGAGGAAGAAAAGCAGTATACCTATGATAATTTGCGCCGTCTTGTGAGCGGAGCGATGCCGGGACGCAAGCTGTGGTATAGCTACGACCTCGGAGGCAACCTGACAGAAGCGGGCGAAGCGCCGCTGGCTTTAACGGCGATGAGCTATGCGCAAGACAATCGTCTTGCCACAGTGAACGGCAAGGAAGTCGTATATGATGCGGACGGGAATTTACTCGTATTGCCCATGGTGCTGGAGAAGGATGTTCAGGCAGAGACAGCGACATATCGGTACGATGTGCGGAATCGTCTGACGCAGGCTGGACGAACCAGTTATACGTACGATGCCGAGCAAGTGCGCATGTCGTTGACATGGCGCGGACAGACGACACATTATGTGACGGATCAGGTGGAAGAGTTAAGCCGAGTGCTGTTAGAACAGGATGGACGGGGCGAGACGAAGGCTTATTTTGTGTATGGAGCGGAAGGGCTAATCGGTCGAGAAGACAGCATGGGCCGCTACCAGAGCTATCATTATGATTTGCGCGGCAGTACGACGTTGCTGACGGATGAGAAAGGGCGAGTGACGGACCGATACACCTACGGATTGTATGGAGAGCGGGAGAGTCACGAAGGGACAACGCGGCAGCCGTTTTGCTATAATGGACGAGACGGCGTCATGACCGATCCGAACGGTCTTTACTACATGCGGGCGCGGTATTACCATACCGGCATCAAGCGGTTTTTGAACCGGGATGTGCTGCGCGGAAGCATAGTAGAAGGGCAGACCTTTAACCGGTTTGGGTATGTGAATGGCGATCCGGTGAGCTTTATTGATCCGTTTGGGTTGGAAGCGTTGAGTGGATGTAAAGCATGGAAAGATAAAATTGTACTTCCTAGCAAGCCCCATAGCAATAAAACGGAAGGGCACTGGTTTGCAAGTAAGAGGAAAGCAGTTGAGGAAGCTAAAAAGGAAGATACTGTTAAGGTATACTTAAATAAAGGCCTCCAGAGAGAAGTTCCTGGTGCTAAACCAAGAAGACCTGATGTTATGGTAGTTAAGACAAATGGAAAAATTGATCAGTATGAAGTACCAAGTAAAACGGACGATGTGCTTTCTTTGAGAAAACGTATGATAGAAAATCAAAAATATTTAGGAGACAGAGCAGGCAAAACTGAAATTCTAAATATAAGGAAACGGTGATACGATTGAACAAAAAGTTAAAAACCTCCATAGTTCTGTATGGAACAATTAAGGCCCAGGAACAAAAATGCTGGGAATGGTATCAATACTCTTTAAGACTTAGTGAGATGATGGGGTACCCTTTTAATCATATAGGTATTATCGGAGATTCTTTTAAATCTGGTAAAGTGACCACTATTAGTCGCACTGAAAAGAAATTAAAGCAATCTTTGCAAAACAGTGAGGAAATAGAAGGGATTACATTGTATTCTTTACCTCAGGAATTTTCACAAGCCATTTTTGATTTTAATACTTTTATGTGTATGGACAAAGGGTTGGGTTCAGATAACCATATTATTATATTCACTGTGCCTAGTGAAAGTTATGAAAGAGTTAAGGTGGATCAATATATTCAAGATATGATGAATTACATGAATTGTATTAGCGGGGAAATATTTGAAATGTCTGTGCTAGAATCTCCATTCTTTTATGCTTCAAAGTTGAATAACCCTTCAGATTATAAAAGTTTAAGGATAATAAAAAAAATTGAATTTTAATAATTGGAAACCTTGATAGGCTTATGCTTATCAAGGTTTCTTTTTAGAAACTTCTACAATGATGCCGAGCAAGTACGCATGTCGTTGACATGGCGCGGACAGACGACACATTATGTGACGGATCAGGTGGAAGAGTTAAGCCGAGTGCTGTTAGAACAGGATGGACGGGGCGAGACGAAGGCTTATTTTGTGTATGGAGCGGAGGGCTAATCGGGCGGGAAGACAGCATGGGCCGCTACCAGAGCTATCATTATGATCTGCGTGGAAGCACGACGCTTCTGACCGATGAGAACGGATGCGTGACAGACCGTTATACGTACGGATTTTACGGAGAGCGGGAGCATCACGAAGGGACAACGCGGCAGCCGTTTTGCTATAATGGACGAGACGGCGTCATGACCGATCCGAACGGTCTTTACTACATGCGGGCGCGGT from the Paenibacillus sp. BIHB 4019 genome contains:
- a CDS encoding RHS repeat-associated core domain-containing protein, giving the protein MSTEKKAIGYEQLRLQWPYAVQQIQGLRIEKRVNEHALLWVSGILPEEREDQDLQLVSEQDQVELHQVDEQGGMVRILFSGTVASFMVRAIRSVYTFELTVLSHTSSMDLERNTRSFQHGEMLYDELLKTVLAAYPRADTINEAAHKEKLGELTLQYEETDWTFLKRMASRFGAVLVPEAAAASPKFWFGLGEGRLVELPLHSYTIAKTLSPYREAAALGEGESLREQDFLGYEVVSEQVLQIGDRVEVKGRELAVAEVGAELRQALLVFTYKLLPPSGIRQSELFNEQVVGAALEGRILEVKNAAVRVQLDVDTEQKQEEASWLPYASVYASEDGTGMHCMPEQGDAVQVYFPSRQEGEAMALSSVRKSGQDSPKMADSSVKSWTTPYGKEMKLAGQELSLIAQEGVLFIQLHEENGIEIRSDTAIAIKSEQPIELSSETKLAITAQEGLYLVCGNSSIVMDGDTDVLADELLLVGTYFAPVVVEDLDEEEVLPVPLPEPPPPEPEEPKKKGGWLGTLLDVVQVGLDIAGCVPGLGVVANVANAAISVGRGDYLGAAMSMASCIVPGAGPALKGARMAKNAAKAGKAMMKAANAAKATGKTLSAAQKAFKSTSAFTKQMVSGIKAVDGKVLTAARKVGSNLDKLEQVQKLKKVMKLPGVEQALDFAGDMAMDYVLEKTGLENLAYLSYLGGGKKRKGKRGKGKGKSSGKAKSHSKGKGKGSNSSPGKPSKKLNQEKQKKAKKESAKKDPSKADKRSCKNDPIHAGSGGQFIIHPALKLYGADTWMFEMHYHSLLETGGAMGAVWTHNFELALTFEEDEADSAAMAADHTAVNRVEADHAAITEAEAPFGKVLLAKQPIAEANPPGVTVWRTKSRRNRFVRQADGVYRSADSDVLGEELRQEPEGYVLWLRETQEQIYFNPAGQALKWVNAHGQALEMRYDAQGRLASLTDAITRQALKLAYDTQGLLSRVSEGKRTIRMQYNASHQMTRYIDANGNETDIGYHWNGKLARMSVGGAVQYENTFDEFGRITSQSDASGAIAYLDYDVESRFGYTITTATDRLGAVEVLVHDDLLQLVEIVQKDSSLVQLAYNEQGKLISETQADGSAVAMAYDDYGQLVSMTDALGHETSYVYDEQGLLVSETDEEGRTTAYAYDGGGRLAEILRADGAVAKMTYNANGQRESYVDFNGVTTSYAYGPDGRVLQIKDGEERMMVVEYDLSGRVASLGYPTGGTILREYDANDNLVKVIDPLKRVYAFGYDAFDRKTLVTLPSGAATAYVYNANGLLEREKDALGQVTAYRYDAEERLVARTDARGGQTQYEWDEADNLVAVTDALGRTERFGYDGLGRVNAMWDASGVQIAQLDYDAAGNRVAEINALGQATRYRFNKAGQIAAKENAKGQQTTFAYDAVARITEVMEHDEATYRQSYDGEGQITSYTDANGNETKLTYDRSGLLEQEENGTGEVLRFSYDNHGWLKRRENARGQQAAYGYDAAGQLKSIKDEAGQIDLSYNIDGNVIRVEEEGRVKRRTFDILGRLTSCQDSNGQTIRYAYDEAGNLRVMTYPEGKQVTYSYDLAGQMTQVKDWRGRVTRYSYDVNGRLVRTERPNGSIEQRGYDVQGQLVRLWDINRQGVMLQQYRMTYNELGQLVEEEEKQYTYDNLRRLVSGAMPGRKLWYSYDLGGNLTEAGEAPLALTAMSYAQDNRLATVNGKEVVYDADGNLLVLPMVLEKDVQAETATYRYDVRNRLTQAGRTSYTYDAEQVRMSLTWRGQTTHYVTDQVEELSRVLLEQDGRGETKAYFVYGAEGLIGREDSMGRYQSYHYDLRGSTTLLTDEKGRVTDRYTYGLYGERESHEGTTRQPFCYNGRDGVMTDPNGLYYMRARYYHTGIKRFLNRDVLRGSIVEGQTFNRFGYVNGDPVSFIDPFGLEALSGCKAWKDKIVLPSKPHSNKTEGHWFASKRKAVEEAKKEDTVKVYLNKGLQREVPGAKPRRPDVMVVKTNGKIDQYEVPSKTDDVLSLRKRMIENQKYLGDRAGKTEILNIRKR